In the genome of Streptomyces globosus, one region contains:
- a CDS encoding BMP family lipoprotein translates to MRRITRIATVGIASAALALSATACGGKNSSDSASSTETGQKSAAIAYDIGGRGDQSFNDAAYAGLEKAEKELQVKGAEAEPTEGESEADKVQRLTELARKGHNPVIGVGFAYGAAIEKVAPKFPKTTFGLIDDASKTGPNIANLVFNEEQGSYLAGVAAAKASKTGTVGFIGGVEVPLIKKFEAGFTQGVKDTNPNAKVLSTYLSQPPDFSGFAKPDLGKAAAKGQLDNGADVIYAAAGLAGSGAIEAAATAGKWAIGVDSDQYNQAGLAKYKDKILTSVTKDVSGSVYNLIKSVQDGSPQSGEIRYGLDKNGVGLADSNPEYKNMAELQAAVEKAKADIIAKKINVKTAP, encoded by the coding sequence TTGCGCCGGATCACCAGGATCGCCACCGTGGGCATCGCGTCCGCGGCGCTGGCCCTCTCGGCCACCGCCTGTGGCGGAAAGAACTCGTCCGACTCCGCCTCCTCCACGGAGACGGGGCAGAAGTCCGCAGCCATCGCCTACGACATCGGCGGCCGCGGCGACCAGTCCTTCAACGACGCCGCGTACGCGGGTCTGGAGAAGGCCGAGAAGGAACTGCAGGTCAAGGGCGCGGAAGCCGAGCCCACCGAGGGTGAGAGCGAGGCCGACAAGGTCCAGCGCCTCACCGAGCTCGCGCGCAAGGGCCACAACCCGGTCATCGGTGTCGGCTTCGCGTACGGCGCCGCGATCGAGAAGGTCGCCCCGAAGTTCCCGAAGACCACCTTCGGCCTCATCGACGACGCGTCGAAGACCGGCCCGAACATCGCCAACCTGGTCTTCAACGAGGAGCAGGGCTCCTACCTGGCCGGCGTCGCCGCCGCCAAGGCCTCGAAGACCGGCACCGTCGGCTTCATCGGCGGCGTCGAGGTTCCGCTGATCAAGAAGTTCGAGGCGGGCTTCACCCAGGGCGTCAAGGACACCAACCCCAACGCCAAGGTGCTGTCGACCTACCTGAGCCAGCCGCCGGACTTCTCCGGCTTCGCCAAGCCCGACCTGGGCAAGGCCGCTGCCAAGGGCCAGCTGGACAACGGCGCCGACGTGATCTACGCCGCCGCGGGCCTCGCGGGCTCGGGTGCGATCGAGGCCGCCGCCACCGCCGGCAAGTGGGCCATCGGCGTCGACTCCGACCAGTACAACCAGGCCGGCCTGGCCAAGTACAAGGACAAGATCCTGACCTCGGTCACCAAGGACGTGTCCGGCTCCGTGTACAACCTGATCAAGTCCGTCCAGGACGGTTCGCCGCAGTCCGGCGAGATCCGCTACGGCCTCGACAAGAACGGTGTCGGCCTGGCCGACTCCAACCCGGAGTACAAGAACATGGCCGAGCTGCAGGCCGCGGTGGAGAAGGCCAAGGCCGACATCATCGCCAAGAAGATCAACGTCAAGACCGCGCCGTAA
- a CDS encoding ABC transporter ATP-binding protein, protein MVASFHFRQCYARRGIVDAIPSPPALSPRHTGFQLLPRQGECVINASSPPAVELHGITKRFPGVVANKDIAITVRKGTVHALIGENGAGKSTLMKILYGMQKPDEGTIAVDGEQVSFNNPGDAIARGIGMVHQHFMLADNLTVLENVVLGGEKLYGIGAKARKKIQEISDAYGLGVRPDALVEDLGVADRQRVEILKVLYRGARTLILDEPTAVLVPQEVDALFDNLRELKAEGLTVIFISHKLGEVLKVADDITVIRRGTTVGTADPKTATTKQLAELMVGSELPSPETRESTVTDVPMLKVSDLRLAATDPDGVVREVLAGIDFTIHKGEVLGIAGVEGNGQTELIEALMGMLHPDGGTVTLDGEDISAKPTRKRREGGIGYIPEDRHRHGLLLESPLWENRILGHVTEQPNSKRGILDPKAARKDTERIVREYDVRTPGIDVTAASLSGGNQQKLIVGREMSHNPKFLIAAHPTRGVDVGAQAQIWDAIREARHEGLAVLLISADLDELIGLSDTLRVIYRGRLVADADPATITPEELGTAMTGAARGHLEATDNPSAAADGDTTEDEA, encoded by the coding sequence ATGGTCGCAAGTTTTCACTTCCGACAGTGCTACGCGCGTAGAGGCATCGTGGACGCGATACCTTCTCCCCCCGCCCTGTCCCCCCGCCACACCGGCTTCCAGCTCCTTCCGCGCCAAGGAGAGTGCGTCATCAACGCGTCCAGCCCCCCTGCCGTAGAACTGCACGGCATCACGAAGCGTTTCCCCGGCGTCGTCGCCAACAAGGACATCGCCATCACCGTCCGCAAGGGCACGGTCCACGCCCTCATCGGTGAGAACGGTGCCGGCAAGTCGACCCTGATGAAGATCCTCTACGGCATGCAGAAGCCGGACGAGGGCACCATCGCCGTCGACGGGGAGCAGGTCTCCTTCAACAACCCGGGCGACGCCATCGCCCGCGGCATCGGCATGGTCCACCAGCACTTCATGCTCGCCGACAACCTCACCGTCCTGGAGAACGTGGTCCTCGGCGGCGAGAAGCTGTACGGCATCGGCGCCAAGGCCCGCAAGAAGATCCAGGAGATCTCGGACGCGTACGGCCTCGGCGTGCGCCCCGACGCGCTCGTCGAGGACCTCGGCGTCGCCGACCGCCAGCGCGTGGAGATCCTCAAGGTCCTCTACCGCGGCGCCCGCACCCTCATCCTCGACGAGCCCACCGCGGTGCTCGTGCCGCAGGAGGTCGACGCGCTCTTCGACAACCTGCGCGAGCTCAAGGCCGAGGGCCTGACCGTCATCTTCATCTCGCACAAGCTGGGCGAGGTGCTGAAGGTCGCCGACGACATCACCGTCATCCGCCGGGGCACCACCGTCGGCACCGCCGACCCCAAGACCGCCACGACCAAGCAGCTCGCCGAGCTGATGGTCGGCAGCGAGCTGCCCTCGCCGGAGACCCGCGAGTCGACGGTCACCGACGTCCCGATGCTGAAGGTCTCCGACCTGCGGCTGGCCGCCACCGACCCCGACGGCGTCGTACGCGAGGTCCTCGCCGGGATCGACTTCACCATCCACAAGGGCGAGGTCCTCGGCATCGCCGGTGTCGAGGGCAACGGCCAGACGGAGCTCATCGAGGCCCTCATGGGCATGCTCCACCCGGACGGCGGCACCGTCACCCTCGACGGCGAGGACATCTCGGCCAAGCCGACGCGCAAGCGGCGCGAGGGCGGCATCGGCTACATCCCCGAGGACCGCCACCGCCACGGCCTGCTGCTGGAGTCCCCGCTGTGGGAGAACCGCATCCTCGGCCACGTCACCGAGCAGCCCAACTCCAAGCGCGGCATCCTCGACCCGAAGGCCGCCCGCAAGGACACCGAGCGGATCGTGCGCGAGTACGACGTGCGCACCCCCGGCATCGACGTGACCGCGGCCTCGCTCTCCGGCGGCAACCAGCAGAAGCTGATCGTCGGCCGCGAGATGAGCCACAACCCGAAGTTCCTCATCGCCGCCCACCCCACCCGCGGTGTGGACGTCGGCGCGCAGGCGCAGATCTGGGACGCGATCCGCGAGGCCCGCCACGAGGGCCTGGCCGTGCTCCTGATCTCCGCCGACCTGGACGAGCTGATCGGCCTGTCCGACACCCTGCGCGTCATCTACCGCGGCCGCCTGGTCGCGGACGCCGACCCGGCGACGATCACGCCCGAGGAGCTCGGCACCGCCATGACGGGTGCCGCCCGCGGCCACCTGGAAGCCACCGACAACCCTTCCGCCGCTGCCGACGGTGACACGACGGAGGACGAGGCCTGA
- a CDS encoding ABC transporter permease codes for MKKIDKDRLLLAAAGPALALVSAFALTMIVLAASGVNPVEPLQIMVEQASYEDVQILILNQAGIYYLAALAVAIGFRMNLFNIGVDGQYRLAAMVSAVIGAAVTLPGPLHILMIVAVAMLTGAFWAGIAGVLKAKRGVSEVVSTIMLNAIATALIAWLLLPTNLGVQEEGSNDLTTGKIAESGWFPALTVGDGLEIYGFTFVAFALGIVYWFVLNRTRFGFDLRATGASESAAQASGVDAKKMIMTSMLISGAVAGLTGMPLLLGESHTYNLSFPLGVGFTGITIALLGRNHPVGIFFSALLIAFIDKASAGLDTAGYAREIGTIMQGLIVIAVVVSYELVRRYGIRRQQQKVGEELAAGHAIKTDKEVTA; via the coding sequence ATGAAGAAAATCGACAAGGACCGGCTGCTGCTCGCGGCCGCCGGCCCGGCGCTCGCTCTGGTCAGCGCCTTCGCCCTGACCATGATCGTGCTGGCGGCCTCGGGCGTGAACCCGGTCGAGCCGCTGCAGATCATGGTGGAGCAGGCGAGCTACGAGGACGTCCAGATCCTGATCCTCAACCAGGCGGGCATCTACTACCTGGCAGCCCTGGCCGTGGCCATCGGCTTCCGGATGAACCTCTTCAACATCGGTGTCGACGGCCAGTACCGCCTCGCCGCGATGGTCTCGGCCGTCATCGGCGCCGCCGTCACGCTGCCCGGTCCGCTGCACATCCTGATGATCGTGGCCGTGGCCATGCTCACCGGTGCCTTCTGGGCCGGCATCGCGGGCGTCCTGAAGGCCAAGCGAGGCGTCAGCGAGGTCGTCTCGACGATCATGCTGAACGCCATCGCCACCGCCCTGATCGCCTGGCTGCTCCTCCCGACGAACCTGGGCGTCCAGGAGGAGGGGTCCAACGACCTCACCACCGGCAAGATCGCCGAGTCCGGCTGGTTCCCGGCGCTGACCGTCGGCGACGGCCTGGAGATCTACGGCTTCACCTTCGTCGCCTTCGCCCTGGGCATCGTCTACTGGTTCGTCCTCAACCGGACCCGCTTCGGCTTCGACCTGCGCGCCACCGGCGCCAGCGAGTCCGCCGCGCAGGCGTCCGGTGTCGACGCCAAGAAGATGATCATGACGTCGATGCTCATCTCCGGCGCGGTCGCCGGCCTCACCGGCATGCCGCTCCTGCTCGGCGAGTCGCACACGTACAACCTGTCCTTCCCCCTCGGTGTCGGCTTCACGGGCATCACCATCGCCCTGCTCGGCCGCAACCACCCGGTGGGCATCTTCTTCTCCGCCCTCCTGATCGCCTTCATCGACAAGGCCTCCGCCGGCCTCGACACCGCCGGCTACGCCAGGGAGATCGGCACGATCATGCAGGGCCTGATCGTGATCGCGGTCGTCGTCAGCTACGAGCTCGTGCGCCGCTACGGCATCCGCCGCCAGCAGCAGAAGGTCGGCGAGGAGCTCGCCGCCGGGCACGCCATCAAGACCGACAAGGAGGTCACGGCGTGA
- a CDS encoding ABC transporter permease: MSTSTVSATSAAPKKGGGRRKLTLPWILLIIAGGLALISLVRVISGADDLTSVGQISGALQLAVPIALAGLGGLWAERAGVVNIGLEGMMVLGTWFGAWAGYQWGPWTGVVMGLVGGALGGLLHAIITVTFNVNHIVSGVAVNILAIGFTQYLSNFTFGEAPGGSSKQSPRIEPITEITIPGLSDWLATLQAKHWFFVSDVAGVVGGLVTNLSLLTVVAVLLIPATWWVLWRTAFGLRLRSCGENPVAAESLGVNVYKYKYIAVIVSGAMAGLGGAFLAIVSTGIYQEGQTGGRGYIGLAAMIFGNWMPGGMSLGAGLFGFTYSLKLRGGAENVHAMLLLLAILLVAVVVWQLYKKKHVQAAISAACAAGLFVWYTLTDAVPSQFVDAAPYVTTLLVLALSAQRLRMPKADGMPYRKGQGK; this comes from the coding sequence GTGAGCACCAGCACCGTTTCCGCGACGAGCGCCGCGCCCAAGAAGGGCGGCGGACGCCGCAAGCTCACCCTCCCCTGGATCCTGCTGATCATCGCGGGCGGCCTCGCCCTGATCTCGCTGGTCCGGGTCATCTCCGGCGCCGACGACCTGACGTCCGTCGGCCAGATCTCCGGCGCCCTCCAGCTCGCCGTGCCGATCGCCCTCGCGGGCCTCGGCGGCCTGTGGGCCGAGCGCGCGGGCGTGGTCAACATCGGCCTCGAAGGCATGATGGTCCTCGGCACCTGGTTCGGCGCCTGGGCCGGCTACCAGTGGGGCCCCTGGACCGGTGTCGTCATGGGCCTCGTCGGCGGCGCCCTCGGAGGCCTGCTGCACGCGATCATCACCGTGACGTTCAACGTCAACCACATCGTCTCCGGTGTGGCGGTCAACATCCTGGCCATCGGCTTCACCCAGTACCTGTCGAACTTCACCTTCGGCGAGGCCCCCGGCGGCTCCTCCAAGCAGTCCCCGCGCATCGAGCCCATCACGGAGATCACCATCCCAGGGCTCTCCGACTGGCTGGCCACCCTCCAGGCCAAGCACTGGTTCTTCGTCTCCGACGTCGCCGGCGTCGTCGGCGGCCTGGTCACCAACCTCTCGCTGCTGACCGTCGTCGCGGTGCTCCTCATCCCCGCCACCTGGTGGGTGCTGTGGCGCACGGCCTTCGGCCTGCGGCTGCGCTCCTGCGGTGAGAACCCGGTCGCCGCCGAGTCCCTCGGCGTCAACGTCTACAAGTACAAGTACATCGCCGTGATCGTCTCGGGTGCGATGGCCGGCCTCGGCGGCGCGTTCCTCGCGATCGTCTCCACCGGCATCTACCAGGAGGGCCAGACCGGCGGCCGCGGCTACATCGGCCTCGCCGCGATGATCTTCGGCAACTGGATGCCGGGCGGCATGTCCCTGGGCGCGGGCCTCTTCGGCTTCACCTACAGCCTCAAGCTGCGCGGCGGTGCCGAGAACGTCCACGCGATGCTGCTGCTGCTCGCGATCCTCCTCGTGGCCGTCGTCGTCTGGCAGCTGTACAAGAAGAAGCACGTCCAGGCGGCCATCTCCGCGGCCTGCGCGGCCGGCCTGTTCGTCTGGTACACCCTGACCGACGCCGTCCCGAGCCAGTTCGTCGACGCGGCCCCGTACGTGACGACGCTGCTGGTCCTGGCGCTCTCGGCACAGCGCCTGAGAATGCCGAAGGCGGACGGCATGCCGTACCGCAAGGGCCAGGGCAAGTGA
- a CDS encoding cytidine deaminase encodes MTTATHADWEALRAAARDAMSRAYAPYSGFPVGAAALTDDGRTVTGCNVENASYGLGLCAECGLVSALQATGGGRLTHFTCADGNGDVLVPCGRCRQLLFEFGGPELLVDTPKGILPLAEMLPQAFGPDHLR; translated from the coding sequence GTGACGACGGCGACCCACGCCGACTGGGAGGCCCTGCGGGCAGCCGCCCGGGACGCCATGTCCCGGGCCTACGCCCCCTACTCCGGCTTCCCGGTCGGCGCCGCCGCCCTCACGGACGACGGCCGCACCGTGACCGGCTGCAACGTGGAGAACGCCAGCTACGGGCTCGGCCTGTGCGCCGAGTGCGGCCTGGTCTCCGCGCTGCAGGCCACGGGCGGGGGCCGCCTGACGCACTTCACCTGCGCCGACGGCAACGGCGACGTGCTCGTCCCGTGCGGCCGGTGCCGCCAGCTGCTCTTCGAGTTCGGCGGCCCCGAGCTGCTGGTGGACACCCCGAAGGGGATCCTCCCGCTTGCGGAGATGCTGCCCCAGGCCTTCGGGCCCGACCACCTGAGATAA
- a CDS encoding thymidine phosphorylase — MDVISVIRTKRDRGELSPEQIDWVIDAYTRGVVADEQMSALAMAILLNGMNRSEIARWTAAMIASGERMNFDSLSRPTADKHSTGGVGDKITLPLAPLVAACGAAVPQLSGRGLGHTGGTLDKLESIPGWRALLSNEEMLHVLDTTGAVICAAGDGLAPADKKLYALRDVTGTVEAIPLIASSIMSKKIAEGTGSLVLDVKVGSGAFMKNIEDARELASTMVALGTDSGVKTIALLTDMSTPLGLTAGNALEVRESVEVLAGGGPADVVELTIALAKEMLDAAGIKDADPAKALADGSAMDVWRRMIQAQGGDPDAALPVAREQHTVTAPESGVLTRLDAYAVGVGAWRLGAGRARKEDPVQAGAGIELHAKPGEQVTAGQPLMTLHTDTPEKFDYALASLEGSYDIAPAGTAFTANPIVLDRIA, encoded by the coding sequence ATGGACGTCATCTCCGTCATCCGCACCAAGCGGGACCGCGGCGAGCTGAGCCCCGAGCAGATCGACTGGGTCATCGACGCGTACACCCGCGGTGTCGTCGCCGACGAGCAGATGTCGGCGCTGGCCATGGCCATCCTGCTCAACGGCATGAACCGGTCCGAGATCGCCCGCTGGACCGCCGCGATGATCGCCTCCGGCGAGCGGATGAACTTCGACTCCCTCTCCCGCCCGACCGCCGACAAGCACTCCACCGGCGGCGTCGGCGACAAGATCACCCTGCCGCTCGCCCCGCTCGTCGCCGCCTGCGGCGCGGCCGTCCCGCAGCTCTCCGGCCGCGGCCTCGGCCACACCGGCGGCACCCTCGACAAGCTGGAGTCCATCCCCGGCTGGCGCGCCCTGCTCTCCAACGAGGAGATGCTGCACGTCCTGGACACCACCGGCGCCGTCATCTGCGCCGCCGGCGACGGCCTGGCCCCCGCCGACAAGAAGCTGTACGCCCTGCGCGACGTCACCGGCACCGTCGAGGCCATCCCGCTGATCGCCTCCTCGATCATGTCCAAGAAGATCGCCGAGGGCACCGGCTCGCTCGTCCTCGACGTGAAGGTCGGTTCCGGCGCCTTCATGAAGAACATCGAGGACGCCCGCGAGCTGGCCTCCACCATGGTGGCCCTCGGCACCGACAGCGGCGTGAAGACCATCGCCCTGCTCACCGACATGTCCACCCCGCTCGGCCTGACCGCCGGCAACGCGCTGGAGGTCCGCGAGTCCGTCGAGGTCCTCGCCGGCGGCGGCCCCGCCGACGTCGTCGAGCTGACCATCGCCCTGGCCAAGGAGATGCTGGACGCCGCGGGCATCAAGGACGCCGACCCGGCCAAGGCCCTCGCCGACGGCTCCGCCATGGACGTCTGGCGCCGCATGATCCAGGCCCAGGGCGGCGACCCGGACGCGGCCCTGCCCGTCGCCCGCGAGCAGCACACCGTCACCGCCCCGGAGTCCGGCGTGCTGACCCGCCTCGACGCGTACGCCGTCGGCGTCGGCGCCTGGCGCCTGGGTGCGGGCCGCGCCCGCAAGGAGGACCCGGTGCAGGCCGGCGCCGGCATCGAGCTGCACGCCAAGCCGGGCGAGCAGGTCACCGCGGGCCAGCCGCTGATGACGCTGCACACCGACACCCCGGAGAAGTTCGACTACGCCCTCGCGTCGCTGGAGGGCTCGTACGACATCGCCCCGGCGGGCACCGCGTTCACCGCGAACCCGATCGTCCTGGACCGCATCGCCTGA
- a CDS encoding STAS domain-containing protein — MTKPTLALTGPDVAAGGAPAACLRLAELYAAGAAAVVCDLGGIGPPGLGAVDTLARLRLTARRLGCSLTVTGAGPELRALLAFAGLGELLREPEQGEPPVGVEEGVEPGDPAP; from the coding sequence ATGACGAAACCGACGCTGGCCCTGACCGGGCCCGACGTGGCGGCGGGCGGCGCGCCCGCCGCCTGCCTCCGGCTGGCGGAGCTGTACGCGGCCGGGGCCGCCGCCGTGGTGTGCGACCTCGGCGGGATCGGGCCGCCGGGCCTCGGGGCCGTGGACACCCTGGCCCGGCTGCGGCTGACCGCCCGCCGCCTCGGGTGCAGCCTGACGGTGACCGGCGCCGGGCCCGAGCTGCGGGCGCTGCTCGCCTTCGCCGGGTTAGGGGAGCTCCTCCGGGAGCCCGAACAGGGGGAACCACCGGTCGGTGTCGAGGAAGGCGTTGAGCCCGGCGATCCGGCCCCCTGA
- a CDS encoding sigma-70 family RNA polymerase sigma factor has protein sequence MTDTGSLGTASAGAREDLDAALDRYRVELTGYCYRMLGSAFDAEDAVQDTYVRAWRGYAKFEGRSSLRSWLYRIATNVCMDLLSAGSRRARPMDLTSPQHQASAVLNERPEVTWLEPVPDARVLPQTADPAEAALARESVRLAFMAALQHLPPRQRAVLILREVLAWKADEVAALLETTSASVNSALQRARATLSARPVRDSEAADPLDAGQVQLLERYLSAFEAYDITGLTALLHEDAVLSMPPYDLWLQGPADIAAWHLNQGIGCKGSRLVPTTANGLPAFAQYRPRQDGRPGHVPWALQVLEVSGGRIAGLNAFLDTDRWFPLFGLPEELP, from the coding sequence ATGACGGACACCGGCAGCCTCGGCACCGCCTCGGCGGGCGCACGCGAGGACCTGGACGCGGCCCTGGACCGCTACCGGGTCGAGCTCACCGGCTACTGCTACCGCATGCTGGGCTCCGCGTTCGACGCGGAGGACGCGGTGCAGGACACGTACGTACGGGCCTGGCGCGGCTACGCGAAGTTCGAGGGCCGCTCCTCGCTGCGCTCCTGGCTCTACCGGATCGCCACCAACGTCTGCATGGACCTGCTCAGCGCGGGCAGCAGGCGGGCCCGCCCGATGGACCTGACCTCGCCGCAGCACCAGGCCTCGGCGGTGCTGAACGAGCGGCCGGAGGTGACCTGGCTGGAGCCGGTCCCCGACGCCCGGGTGCTGCCGCAGACCGCCGACCCGGCGGAGGCGGCGCTGGCCCGGGAGTCGGTCCGGCTCGCGTTCATGGCGGCGCTCCAGCACCTGCCGCCCCGGCAGCGGGCCGTGCTGATCCTGCGGGAGGTGCTGGCCTGGAAGGCGGACGAGGTCGCGGCGCTGCTGGAGACCACCAGCGCCTCCGTGAACAGCGCGCTCCAGCGGGCGCGGGCCACGCTCTCCGCCCGGCCGGTCCGCGACAGCGAGGCCGCGGACCCGCTGGACGCCGGGCAGGTGCAGCTGCTGGAGCGGTACCTGTCCGCGTTCGAGGCGTACGACATCACCGGGCTGACCGCGCTGCTCCACGAGGACGCGGTGCTGTCCATGCCGCCGTACGACCTGTGGCTCCAGGGCCCCGCGGACATCGCGGCCTGGCACCTGAACCAGGGCATCGGCTGCAAGGGCTCCCGCCTCGTCCCGACGACCGCGAACGGGCTGCCCGCCTTCGCCCAGTACCGGCCGCGGCAGGACGGCCGGCCGGGCCACGTCCCGTGGGCGCTCCAGGTGCTGGAGGTGTCAGGGGGCCGGATCGCCGGGCTCAACGCCTTCCTCGACACCGACCGGTGGTTCCCCCTGTTCGGGCTCCCGGAGGAGCTCCCCTAA
- a CDS encoding MFS transporter, producing the protein MPPAHTGAPVRTGASTPSSPKPLRAHSPGRPGYRRMSLALFAAGLATFALLYSTQALLPAISDGFGVTAGQASWTVSAATGALALFVLPLSALSERFGRTRLMTVSLAVAVGVGLLVPFAPDLEWLVVLRAVQGAAIAGVPASAMAYLAEEVEPKALVGAIGLFVAGNSIGGMSGRIATGWAAQAWGWRAGLLTVGVLALACAAAYRVLLPRARFFRPAPLAPRAVGAAVARHLRDPLLLRLYGIGALFMTVFGAVYTVIGYRLVEEPFSLGQGVVGSVFLIYLVGTASSAAAGALVARVGRRGALYLAVATTALGLLLSLADALAAVLAGLVLITAGFFAGHAVASAAVSRTAATGRAQASALYQSAYYLGSSAGGTLGALAYHTGGWAATAGIALLAVLGVVSITLYGSHAARAERRLPVRAAAAR; encoded by the coding sequence ATGCCTCCCGCTCATACCGGGGCACCCGTCCGCACGGGTGCCTCCACCCCGTCGTCCCCGAAGCCCCTCCGCGCCCACTCCCCCGGCCGCCCCGGCTACCGCCGGATGAGCCTCGCGCTCTTCGCCGCCGGACTCGCGACGTTCGCCCTCCTCTACTCCACCCAGGCGCTGCTGCCGGCGATCTCGGACGGCTTCGGGGTGACGGCGGGTCAGGCCAGCTGGACCGTCTCCGCCGCGACCGGCGCACTCGCCCTGTTCGTGCTGCCGCTGAGCGCGCTGTCCGAGCGCTTCGGGCGGACCCGGCTGATGACGGTCTCCCTCGCGGTCGCCGTCGGCGTCGGACTGCTGGTGCCGTTCGCCCCCGACCTGGAGTGGCTGGTCGTGCTGCGGGCCGTCCAGGGCGCGGCGATCGCCGGCGTCCCCGCCTCGGCGATGGCGTACCTGGCGGAGGAGGTCGAGCCGAAGGCGCTGGTCGGCGCGATCGGCCTGTTCGTGGCGGGCAACTCCATCGGCGGGATGAGCGGCCGCATCGCCACCGGCTGGGCGGCCCAGGCGTGGGGCTGGCGGGCCGGCCTGCTGACCGTGGGCGTGCTGGCGCTGGCCTGCGCCGCCGCCTACCGGGTGCTGCTGCCGCGGGCCCGGTTCTTCCGCCCGGCGCCGCTCGCCCCGCGCGCGGTGGGCGCCGCCGTCGCCCGGCACCTGCGCGACCCGCTGCTGCTGCGGCTGTACGGGATCGGCGCGCTGTTCATGACCGTCTTCGGGGCCGTGTACACGGTGATCGGCTACCGGCTCGTCGAGGAGCCGTTCTCCCTCGGGCAGGGCGTCGTCGGCTCCGTCTTCCTGATCTACCTGGTCGGTACGGCGTCCTCCGCGGCCGCGGGAGCCCTGGTGGCGCGGGTCGGGCGGCGCGGGGCCCTGTACCTGGCCGTGGCCACCACCGCGCTCGGCCTGCTGCTCTCGCTCGCCGACGCGCTGGCCGCGGTGCTGGCCGGGCTGGTGCTGATCACCGCGGGCTTCTTCGCGGGCCACGCCGTGGCGTCGGCGGCGGTCAGCCGCACCGCCGCCACGGGCCGGGCACAGGCCTCCGCCCTGTACCAGTCCGCGTACTACCTCGGCTCCAGCGCGGGCGGCACCCTCGGCGCCCTCGCCTACCACACGGGCGGCTGGGCGGCGACGGCCGGGATCGCGCTGCTGGCGGTGCTGGGCGTCGTCTCGATCACCCTGTACGGCTCGCACGCCGCCCGCGCGGAGCGGCGCCTGCCGGTGCGGGCGGCCGCCGCCCGCTGA
- a CDS encoding LysR family transcriptional regulator — MVHQRCSGGRMSANRYEEDMAVTSLLAPRLAYFAAVARHEHVTRAAHELGVPQSTLSRAMVRLEQDLGVSLFARRGRTVALTTAGRTFLASAEKALAEIARAAGSVQQDADPAHGKVAFGFLHTLGPETVPGLIRAFRADHPGVRFSLVQNYGEAMLERLRAGELDLCLTSPLPDAPDLVARRLDEQRLRLVVPDDHRLAVRKRIRLAEAAEEVFVTLEPGYGLRRITDDLCAEAGFAPRVAFEGEEAETLRGLVAAGLGVALLPPPAVPRPGVVELTVTAPRAVREIGVAWLDGHPDTPPVAQFKRFLLSRRGRLIPEWHAPVQEPAAGPSAASAAEAGPAAESR, encoded by the coding sequence CTGGTGCATCAGCGCTGTTCAGGAGGGCGCATGTCAGCGAACCGTTACGAAGAAGACATGGCCGTGACAAGTCTGCTGGCGCCGCGGCTGGCGTACTTCGCCGCGGTCGCCCGCCACGAGCACGTCACGCGCGCCGCCCACGAGCTCGGCGTCCCGCAGTCCACCCTCTCCCGCGCCATGGTCCGCCTCGAACAGGACCTGGGCGTCTCCCTGTTCGCGCGCCGCGGCCGCACCGTCGCGCTGACCACGGCCGGGCGGACCTTCCTCGCCTCCGCCGAGAAGGCGCTCGCCGAGATCGCCCGCGCCGCCGGATCCGTCCAGCAGGACGCCGACCCGGCCCACGGCAAGGTGGCGTTCGGCTTCCTGCACACCCTCGGCCCCGAGACCGTACCCGGCCTGATCCGCGCCTTCCGCGCCGACCACCCCGGCGTCCGCTTCTCCCTGGTCCAGAACTACGGCGAGGCCATGCTGGAGCGGCTGCGCGCCGGCGAGCTCGACCTGTGCCTGACGTCGCCGCTCCCCGACGCCCCCGACCTGGTGGCCCGCCGCCTCGACGAGCAGCGCCTGCGCCTGGTCGTCCCCGACGACCACCGCCTCGCCGTCCGCAAGCGCATCCGCCTCGCCGAGGCCGCCGAAGAGGTGTTCGTGACCCTGGAGCCGGGCTACGGCCTGCGCCGCATCACCGACGACCTGTGCGCGGAGGCCGGGTTCGCCCCGCGCGTGGCGTTCGAGGGGGAGGAGGCCGAGACGCTGCGCGGCCTGGTCGCCGCCGGCCTCGGGGTGGCCCTGCTGCCGCCTCCCGCGGTCCCCCGGCCGGGTGTGGTCGAGCTGACAGTGACCGCGCCCCGGGCCGTCCGCGAGATCGGCGTCGCCTGGCTCGACGGCCATCCCGACACCCCGCCGGTCGCGCAGTTCAAGCGGTTCCTGCTGTCCCGCCGCGGCCGGCTGATCCCGGAGTGGCACGCCCCGGTTCAGGAGCCGGCCGCCGGCCCCTCCGCGGCCTCCGCCGCGGAGGCGGGCCCGGCCGCCGAGAGCAGGTAG